One segment of Streptomyces sp. YIM 121038 DNA contains the following:
- a CDS encoding aminotransferase class IV has protein sequence MPHQPTAWFAWRPGSHLAPADAPRAPLLAADSFLVQDGRARFLAGHRARFQAACRAAGAGPGLDVAGFLDQAADRLPRTGAWFPRIELLGGHRPVLGLRLRPAPARTTQVRLSPWYGPDPRTCPRRKGPDLDALAALRAHAREKGADDYLLTAPGGWGSEATSATLLWWDGEQLCLPAPRLPVLPGITAAWITARATRLGVPLAPRPARPADLSGHEVWLVNALHGIRPVTAWPHTPYRAGPAPRAAAWQQAWQDAARPLPAPQPAARP, from the coding sequence GTGCCCCACCAGCCCACGGCCTGGTTCGCCTGGCGGCCCGGCTCCCACCTGGCCCCCGCCGACGCGCCCCGCGCCCCGCTCCTGGCCGCCGACTCCTTCCTCGTCCAGGACGGCCGGGCCCGGTTCCTGGCCGGGCACCGGGCCCGCTTCCAGGCCGCCTGCCGGGCCGCGGGCGCCGGCCCCGGCCTGGACGTGGCGGGCTTCCTGGACCAGGCGGCGGACCGGCTGCCGCGCACCGGCGCCTGGTTCCCGCGCATCGAACTCCTCGGCGGCCACCGGCCGGTCCTGGGCCTGCGCCTGCGGCCCGCCCCCGCCCGCACCACCCAGGTGCGCCTGAGTCCCTGGTACGGGCCCGACCCGCGCACCTGCCCGCGCCGCAAGGGCCCCGACCTGGACGCCCTGGCCGCCCTGCGCGCCCACGCCCGCGAGAAGGGCGCCGACGACTACCTGCTGACCGCCCCCGGCGGCTGGGGCAGCGAAGCCACCTCCGCCACCCTGCTGTGGTGGGACGGCGAGCAACTGTGCCTGCCCGCACCCCGCCTGCCCGTCCTGCCCGGCATCACCGCCGCCTGGATCACCGCCCGCGCCACCCGCCTCGGCGTGCCCCTGGCCCCCCGCCCGGCCCGCCCGGCCGACCTGAGCGGACACGAGGTGTGGCTGGTCAACGCCCTGCACGGGATCCGGCCCGTGACCGCCTGGCCCCACACCCCCTACCGGGCCGGACCCGCCCCGCGCGCCGCCGCCTGGCAGCAGGCCTGGCAGGACGCCGCCCGCCCCCTGCCCGCCCCGCAGCCGGCCGCCCGCCCCTGA
- a CDS encoding FAD/NAD(P)-binding protein — protein MNSRPLTLAIVGAGPRGLSVLERTLAGARTLATRPLTVHVIDPFPPGAGAVWRTDQPAHLLMNTVASQVTVFTDASVRMKGPLVHGPSLYQWARSLPRSRTVHPAWVLEQARTLRPDAYPTRAFYGHYLRWAFAHIVSRAPAHTSVRTHATRATALEDTGPHPHGPQTLRLADGTVLTGLDAVVLAQGHTPVRPTATESGLAAYAARHQLRYLAPANPADLDLSAIAPGETVLLRGLGLNFFDHMALFTLGRGGTFHRRQGRLAYRPSGREPHLVAGSRRGVPYHARGENEKGAFGRHTPRLLTAERIARLRRQQPLDFAAQLWPLIATEVEAVYYRTLLAAEGRPRAGRDLAERYLAAPSPQARASLLDTHHVAAGRRWDWEQIAKPYKETSFTGPGDFTAWLLAHLRRDVDQARQGNLSGPVKAALDVLRDLRNEIRQVVDHGGLSADSHREDLERWYTPLNAYLSIGPPASRIEEMAALIEAGVLDVIGPEVDIRPAQGPDGPVFAATSAAVPGRPVTARTLIEARLPDGDLHRTADPLLRHLLVSGQARLHTLTGPHGDYETGGLAVTARPYHLIDSAGRAHPRRFAYGVPTEAVHWATAAGIRPGVDSVILGDADAIARSLLALPAHSTPPGYGAALTGRAPRPVTDSVPPVMAAATGRE, from the coding sequence ATGAACAGCCGCCCCCTGACCCTGGCCATCGTCGGCGCCGGCCCCCGAGGCCTGTCCGTCCTGGAGCGGACCCTCGCCGGCGCCCGCACCCTGGCCACCCGCCCGCTGACCGTGCACGTCATCGACCCCTTCCCGCCCGGCGCGGGCGCCGTGTGGCGCACCGACCAGCCCGCCCACCTGCTGATGAACACCGTCGCCTCCCAGGTGACCGTCTTCACCGACGCCTCGGTGCGCATGAAGGGGCCGCTGGTGCACGGCCCGAGCCTGTACCAGTGGGCGCGCTCCCTGCCGCGCTCGCGCACCGTCCACCCCGCCTGGGTGCTGGAGCAGGCCCGCACCCTGCGCCCCGACGCCTACCCCACCCGCGCCTTCTACGGCCACTACCTGCGCTGGGCGTTCGCCCACATCGTCTCCCGCGCCCCCGCCCACACCAGCGTGCGCACCCACGCCACCCGCGCCACCGCCCTGGAGGACACCGGGCCGCACCCGCACGGCCCGCAGACCCTGCGCCTGGCCGACGGCACCGTCCTGACCGGCCTGGACGCGGTGGTCCTCGCCCAGGGCCACACCCCGGTGCGCCCGACGGCCACCGAGAGCGGCCTGGCCGCCTACGCCGCCCGCCACCAGCTGCGCTACCTCGCCCCCGCCAACCCCGCCGACCTGGACCTGTCCGCCATCGCCCCGGGCGAGACGGTGCTGCTGCGCGGCCTGGGCCTGAACTTCTTCGACCACATGGCCCTGTTCACCCTCGGCCGCGGCGGCACCTTCCACCGCCGCCAGGGCCGCCTGGCCTACCGGCCCTCGGGCCGCGAACCGCACCTGGTGGCCGGCTCCCGGCGCGGCGTGCCCTACCACGCGCGCGGCGAGAACGAGAAGGGCGCCTTCGGCCGCCACACCCCCCGCCTGCTGACCGCCGAGCGCATCGCCCGCCTGCGCCGGCAACAGCCCCTGGACTTCGCCGCCCAGCTGTGGCCGCTGATCGCCACCGAGGTGGAGGCCGTCTACTACCGCACCCTGCTGGCCGCCGAAGGCCGCCCGCGCGCGGGCCGGGACCTGGCCGAGCGCTATCTGGCCGCCCCCTCCCCCCAGGCCCGCGCCTCCCTGCTGGACACCCACCACGTGGCCGCCGGCCGGCGCTGGGACTGGGAGCAGATCGCCAAGCCCTACAAGGAGACCTCCTTCACCGGCCCCGGCGACTTCACCGCCTGGCTCCTGGCCCATCTGCGGCGCGATGTGGACCAGGCCCGCCAGGGCAACCTCAGCGGGCCGGTCAAGGCCGCCCTGGACGTCCTGCGCGACTTACGCAACGAGATCCGCCAGGTCGTCGACCACGGCGGGCTGAGCGCCGACTCCCACCGCGAGGACCTCGAGCGCTGGTACACCCCGCTCAACGCCTACCTGTCCATCGGCCCGCCCGCCTCACGCATCGAGGAGATGGCCGCGCTGATCGAGGCCGGCGTGCTGGACGTGATCGGCCCCGAGGTGGACATCCGCCCGGCCCAGGGCCCCGACGGGCCCGTGTTCGCGGCCACCTCCGCGGCCGTGCCCGGGCGGCCGGTGACCGCGCGCACCCTCATCGAGGCCCGGCTGCCCGACGGCGACCTGCACCGCACCGCCGACCCGCTGCTGCGCCACCTGCTGGTGAGCGGGCAGGCCCGCCTGCACACCCTGACCGGCCCGCACGGCGACTACGAGACCGGCGGCCTGGCCGTCACCGCCCGCCCCTACCACCTCATCGACAGCGCCGGGCGCGCCCACCCGCGCCGCTTCGCCTACGGCGTGCCGACCGAGGCGGTGCACTGGGCGACCGCGGCGGGCATCCGCCCGGGAGTGGACTCCGTCATCCTGGGCGACGCCGACGCCATCGCCCGCAGCCTGCTGGCGCTGCCCGCGCACAGCACGCCCCCCGGCTACGGCGCCGCGCTCACCGGGCGCGCACCCCGGCCGGTCACCGACAGCGTCCCGCCGGTCATGGCCGCCGCCACCGGCCGCGAATAG
- a CDS encoding MarR family transcriptional regulator: protein MAQTPPPPCTPAHLAAQATRLAAAMDAVTDAEAAQRGLTRADFEVLAALRGAGAALGYRLRPGELAERCHLSSGGTSNIIRRMAESGYVVREADLHDGRGSWAQLTEEGRRVVDAVRRAADAVYGELLRVLPGGAVDALSGLISLVAAALEQAPAPGAGGVPAPGRARRIVRAPRPAPRR from the coding sequence ATGGCCCAGACACCCCCGCCACCGTGCACCCCGGCGCACCTGGCCGCCCAGGCCACCCGCCTGGCGGCCGCCATGGACGCCGTCACCGACGCCGAAGCCGCCCAGCGGGGCCTGACCCGCGCCGACTTCGAGGTCCTGGCCGCCCTGCGCGGGGCCGGCGCGGCGCTCGGCTACCGGCTGCGGCCCGGTGAACTCGCCGAGCGCTGCCACCTGTCCTCCGGCGGCACCAGCAACATCATCCGCAGGATGGCCGAGTCCGGCTATGTGGTCCGCGAGGCCGACCTGCACGACGGGCGCGGCTCGTGGGCGCAGCTGACCGAGGAGGGGCGCCGGGTGGTGGACGCGGTGCGCCGGGCCGCGGACGCCGTCTACGGCGAGCTGCTGCGGGTGCTGCCCGGCGGCGCGGTGGACGCCCTGTCCGGGCTGATCTCCCTGGTGGCCGCCGCCCTGGAACAGGCCCCCGCCCCGGGGGCGGGCGGGGTGCCGGCCCCGGGGCGGGCCCGCAGGATCGTCCGGGCCCCGCGGCCCGCCCCCAGACGCTGA
- a CDS encoding MsnO8 family LLM class oxidoreductase, with protein MDRAPLRLSVLDQSPIGEDQSAAEALRASAGLAQSVDTLGYTRYWVAEHHNSPGFAGTAPEILAGQLLAVTRHLRVGTGGVLLPRYRAAKVAEVFNVLAALHPGRVDLGIGRAGGPADRFPAQVEEVRLHLGLIDGRRPETDQSAPVPPQLWLLGAGTNSARHAGQLGASFAYAYFLTHKPGGPVLDAYRAALTRAGQPGRRGVVAVRAVTADTAAKAEELAQSVLLWRSRKDLGQDLPLPSPASVRAHRWSSLETERAAVLRRTLVAGTPEQVHARLSALAADHGTDELLVNTLTADPADRVRSYQLLAQAFQLTAPRPDAVPV; from the coding sequence ATGGACCGGGCCCCGCTGCGCCTGTCGGTACTGGACCAGTCCCCCATCGGCGAGGACCAGTCGGCCGCCGAGGCCCTGCGCGCCTCCGCCGGCCTCGCCCAGAGCGTGGACACCCTGGGCTACACCCGCTACTGGGTGGCCGAACACCACAACTCCCCCGGCTTCGCCGGCACCGCCCCCGAGATCCTGGCCGGACAGCTCCTGGCCGTCACCCGCCACCTGCGCGTGGGCACCGGCGGCGTCCTGCTGCCCCGCTACCGGGCGGCGAAGGTCGCCGAGGTCTTCAACGTCCTGGCCGCCCTGCACCCGGGCCGGGTCGACCTCGGGATCGGGCGCGCGGGCGGACCCGCCGACCGCTTCCCCGCCCAGGTGGAAGAGGTACGCCTGCATCTGGGCCTCATCGACGGGCGGCGCCCGGAGACCGACCAGAGCGCGCCGGTGCCCCCGCAGCTGTGGCTGCTCGGCGCGGGCACCAACTCCGCCCGCCACGCCGGGCAGCTGGGCGCCTCCTTCGCCTACGCCTACTTCCTGACCCACAAGCCGGGCGGACCGGTCCTGGACGCCTACCGTGCCGCCCTGACCCGCGCCGGGCAGCCCGGGCGGCGCGGGGTGGTGGCCGTGCGCGCGGTGACCGCGGACACCGCGGCCAAGGCCGAGGAGCTGGCCCAGAGCGTGCTGCTGTGGCGCAGCCGCAAGGACCTGGGCCAGGACCTGCCCCTGCCCTCACCGGCCAGCGTGCGCGCCCACCGGTGGAGCTCCCTGGAGACGGAACGGGCCGCGGTGCTGCGCCGCACCCTGGTGGCGGGCACCCCCGAGCAGGTCCACGCCCGCCTGAGCGCGCTCGCCGCCGACCACGGCACCGACGAGCTCCTGGTGAACACCCTCACCGCCGACCCCGCCGACCGGGTGCGCTCCTACCAACTCCTCGCCCAGGCCTTCCAGCTGACGGCCCCCCGGCCCGACGCCGTCCCCGTCTAG
- a CDS encoding VCBS repeat-containing protein, giving the protein MSADSLSAFRAPKFTAELVADQLRDGYWLEAPDLNSDNKPDLFGYGLRLGEIYWYQNDEKWTRRLVADKIKMPVGADYADVNGNGRPDIILCYDLYGPIGTIQDANTEGGKIDWLENPGSPDKDESRWKRHYVGRATGMHRLRAGYFTQTERLEIIGLPIVAKEDVHAVLPVVMFTQPDDAQTAEEWPMTVIDDCHYRMIHGAEKKQGLIPGSDRESLLLASDEGVTWMFYDENKKEWVRKLIGTGELTQFEQTGFRGSGDLNVGRMGEDAMGYVAAVEPFHGNTVAVYTKATDGRPEDVEWNRVLLDVYGDPNENGEGPGHQIVTADFDGDGEDEFLVALRGPWPWQGVMYYKAIDLKNGVWAKWRVSDESVARIATADFNGDGRLDFATIAYSVQHYYVAKDAKLMVYRNEIDAQ; this is encoded by the coding sequence CTCAACAGCGACAACAAGCCCGACCTGTTCGGCTACGGCCTGCGCCTGGGCGAGATCTACTGGTACCAGAACGACGAGAAGTGGACCCGCCGCCTGGTCGCCGACAAGATCAAGATGCCGGTCGGCGCCGACTACGCCGACGTCAACGGCAACGGCCGCCCCGACATCATCCTCTGCTACGACCTCTACGGCCCCATCGGCACCATCCAGGACGCCAACACCGAGGGCGGCAAGATCGACTGGCTGGAGAACCCCGGCAGCCCCGACAAGGACGAGTCCCGCTGGAAGAGGCACTACGTGGGCCGCGCCACCGGCATGCACCGCCTGCGGGCCGGCTACTTCACCCAGACCGAGCGCCTGGAGATCATCGGCCTGCCCATCGTCGCCAAGGAAGACGTCCACGCCGTCCTGCCGGTGGTGATGTTCACCCAGCCCGACGACGCGCAGACGGCCGAGGAGTGGCCGATGACGGTCATCGACGACTGCCACTACCGGATGATCCACGGCGCGGAGAAGAAGCAGGGCCTCATCCCCGGCTCGGACCGCGAGTCCCTCCTGCTGGCCTCCGACGAGGGCGTCACCTGGATGTTCTACGACGAGAACAAGAAGGAGTGGGTCCGCAAGCTCATCGGCACCGGCGAACTGACCCAGTTCGAGCAGACCGGCTTCCGCGGCAGCGGCGACCTGAACGTCGGCCGCATGGGCGAGGACGCGATGGGCTACGTCGCCGCTGTGGAGCCCTTCCACGGCAACACCGTCGCCGTCTACACCAAGGCCACCGACGGCCGGCCCGAGGACGTCGAGTGGAACCGCGTCCTGCTGGACGTCTACGGCGACCCGAACGAGAACGGCGAGGGCCCCGGCCACCAGATCGTCACCGCCGACTTCGACGGCGACGGCGAGGACGAGTTCCTGGTCGCCCTGCGCGGCCCGTGGCCCTGGCAGGGCGTCATGTACTACAAGGCCATCGACCTGAAGAACGGCGTCTGGGCCAAGTGGCGGGTCTCCGACGAGTCCGTGGCCCGCATCGCCACCGCCGACTTCAACGGCGACGGCCGCCTGGACTTCGCCACCATCGCCTACTCGGTGCAGCACTACTACGTGGCCAAGGACGCCAAGCTCATGGTCTACCGCAACGAGATCGACGCCCAGTAA